The Methylobacterium sp. PvR107 genome contains a region encoding:
- the epmA gene encoding EF-P lysine aminoacylase EpmA, with translation MTAQGIDWWSPERHADRRPALLMRNRILSAFRDWFSARDFVEADAACLQVSPGNEAHLSAFATEAIGASGTRTPLFLHTSPEFACKKLLAAGETRLFSVARVFRNRERGPLHHPEFTMVEWYRVGAPYRVLMEDCADLLKLAAETAGLRRFTYRGREADPFAQPEQLTLAEAFDRFAGIDLLATVARSGETDRDGLAVAVTGADLRVAADDTWADLVSRVLVARIEPHLGVGRPTFLCEYPVSEAALARPAPHDPRVAERFELYACGVELANAFGELTDPVEQRRRFEAEMAEKLRVYGEAYPIDDEFLAALAVMPEASGIALGFDRLAMLACGRTRVEDVIWTPVAETAP, from the coding sequence GTGACGGCGCAGGGTATCGATTGGTGGTCGCCCGAGCGCCATGCCGATCGCCGGCCGGCGCTTCTCATGCGCAACCGGATCCTGTCGGCGTTCCGGGATTGGTTCAGCGCGCGGGACTTCGTCGAGGCCGACGCGGCCTGCCTTCAGGTCTCACCGGGCAACGAGGCACATCTGTCGGCTTTCGCCACCGAGGCCATCGGGGCAAGCGGGACACGGACGCCCCTGTTTCTGCACACGTCGCCGGAATTCGCCTGCAAGAAGCTGCTGGCTGCCGGCGAGACGCGGCTGTTCAGTGTCGCACGCGTGTTCCGCAACCGTGAGCGCGGGCCGCTGCATCACCCAGAATTCACGATGGTGGAATGGTACCGCGTCGGCGCGCCCTACCGCGTGCTGATGGAGGACTGCGCCGATCTGCTGAAACTCGCGGCCGAGACGGCCGGCCTGCGCCGCTTCACCTATCGCGGCCGGGAGGCCGACCCGTTTGCCCAACCGGAGCAATTGACGCTGGCCGAGGCGTTCGACCGTTTCGCCGGCATCGACCTCCTCGCCACCGTCGCGCGGAGCGGTGAGACGGACCGCGATGGACTCGCTGTCGCCGTGACGGGCGCGGACCTGCGAGTCGCCGCGGACGATACCTGGGCCGATCTGGTCTCCCGTGTGCTGGTCGCGCGGATCGAGCCGCATCTGGGCGTCGGGCGGCCGACCTTTCTGTGCGAATACCCGGTCAGCGAGGCGGCCCTCGCCCGGCCGGCCCCGCACGATCCCCGTGTCGCCGAGCGCTTCGAACTCTACGCCTGCGGGGTCGAACTCGCCAACGCCTTCGGTGAGCTCACCGATCCGGTCGAGCAGCGGCGCCGCTTCGAGGCGGAGATGGCGGAGAAGCTCCGCGTCTACGGTGAGGCGTATCCGATCGACGACGAGTTTCTCGCCGCGCTGGCCGTCATGCCGGAGGCCTCCGGCATCGCGCTCGGATTCGACCGGCTGGCGATGCTGGCCTGCGGCCGGACCCGCGTTGAGGACGTGATCTGGACCCCTGTCGCGGAGACGGCGCCGTGA
- a CDS encoding lysine-2,3-aminomutase-like protein: MNRVLRSAEDLAEAGLISAAETEALRAVLARYAVSVTADMAELIDPADPEDPIARQFIPDPRECTTVPEERADPIGDAAHAPVAGIVHRYPDRVLLKPLHICPVYCRFCFRREMVGPEGLGTLTEAELDVALAYIERDPRIWEVVLTGGDPFALSCRRLGTIAQRLSRIDHVRVMRLHTRVPVVKPELVTDTLVHALQRFEGAVFVALHANHPREFTSAARAACARLVDAGIPMVSQSVLLRGINDDAATLEALMRTFVENRIKPYYLHQGDLAPGTGHMRTGLAEGQDLMRALRGRLSGLAQPTYVLDIPGGHGKVPVGPNYLRETGDGARVTDPNGCEHPYPPKA, from the coding sequence GTGAACCGTGTTCTCCGGAGCGCCGAAGATCTGGCGGAAGCAGGCCTGATCTCGGCTGCTGAGACCGAGGCGTTGCGGGCGGTGCTCGCGCGCTACGCCGTCTCGGTGACGGCCGACATGGCCGAGCTGATCGACCCCGCTGATCCCGAAGACCCGATCGCCCGCCAGTTCATCCCGGATCCCCGGGAGTGCACGACGGTCCCGGAGGAGCGCGCCGACCCGATCGGCGACGCGGCCCACGCGCCCGTGGCCGGCATCGTCCACCGCTACCCCGACCGCGTGCTCCTGAAGCCGCTGCATATCTGCCCGGTCTATTGCCGCTTCTGCTTCCGCCGGGAGATGGTCGGACCGGAGGGGCTCGGGACCTTGACCGAGGCCGAACTCGACGTGGCCCTGGCGTATATCGAGCGGGATCCGCGCATCTGGGAGGTGGTCCTCACCGGCGGCGACCCGTTCGCGCTCTCGTGCCGGCGGCTCGGAACCATCGCGCAGCGCCTGTCGCGCATCGATCATGTGCGCGTGATGCGGCTTCACACGCGCGTGCCCGTGGTGAAGCCCGAACTGGTCACCGACACCCTCGTCCACGCGCTGCAACGCTTCGAGGGCGCGGTGTTCGTGGCCCTGCACGCCAACCACCCGCGCGAGTTCACATCCGCTGCCCGCGCAGCCTGTGCCAGGCTGGTTGATGCCGGCATCCCCATGGTCAGCCAATCCGTGCTGCTGCGCGGCATCAACGACGACGCGGCGACACTTGAGGCTCTCATGCGGACCTTCGTGGAGAACCGGATCAAGCCCTACTACCTGCACCAGGGCGATCTCGCCCCGGGCACGGGACACATGCGCACCGGCTTGGCGGAAGGGCAGGACCTGATGCGCGCGCTCCGCGGGCGCCTCTCGGGCCTCGCCCAACCGACCTACGTGCTCGACATCCCAGGCGGCCACGGCAAGGTGCCGGTCGGACCGAACTACCTGCGCGAGACCGGCGACGGCGCCCGGGTGACGGACCCGAACGGTTGCGAACATCCCTATCCACCGAAGGCGTAA
- a CDS encoding glutathione S-transferase family protein — MRRLWGRLTSVNVQKAVWALDEAGLDYERVEAGGAHGVVDDPAYRAMNPNGLVPTLEEDGFALWESNAILRYLAVVAPALALPADPHMRAHVEQWADWQATSFTPAMRDAFWQLFRAAEPDRALVANSLRKSEAMAAILDAHLADRTYVVGERFGIADIALGCAAHRWLNLPAERVERPALRRWYTRIAARPAAARALGEPIG, encoded by the coding sequence ATGCGCAGGCTTTGGGGACGCCTCACTTCGGTGAACGTGCAGAAGGCGGTCTGGGCGCTGGACGAGGCCGGGCTGGATTACGAGCGCGTGGAGGCCGGCGGTGCCCATGGCGTGGTCGACGATCCCGCTTACCGCGCGATGAACCCGAACGGGCTCGTCCCGACCCTGGAGGAGGACGGCTTCGCTCTCTGGGAGTCGAACGCCATCCTGCGCTATCTGGCCGTCGTCGCCCCTGCCCTCGCGCTCCCGGCCGATCCGCATATGCGCGCCCATGTCGAGCAATGGGCCGATTGGCAGGCCACGAGCTTCACGCCCGCGATGCGCGACGCGTTCTGGCAGCTCTTCCGCGCGGCCGAACCCGATCGCGCGCTGGTTGCGAATTCGCTGAGGAAGAGCGAGGCGATGGCCGCGATCCTCGACGCCCATCTCGCCGATCGGACCTACGTGGTCGGCGAGCGGTTCGGTATCGCCGACATCGCCCTCGGCTGCGCGGCCCATCGCTGGTTGAACCTTCCTGCGGAGCGGGTCGAGCGCCCGGCCCTGCGCCGCTGGTACACGCGCATTGCAGCCCGGCCGGCCGCTGCCCGGGCACTCGGCGAACCCATCGGCTGA
- a CDS encoding dimethylmenaquinone methyltransferase, which produces MAIDPTLRDALSAVTPASLARALTRAGVKAHSAQGLTGRGGRAIGTAYTLRMIPARDDAVGDLAAAIDAIPEGAIVVIDAANSGLALPFGSILAARLAQGGVAGLVTDGALPAEVGLPVWSMPEAAIGTLALVGTQQPVSCGGAAIHPGDVVVCADGGIVAVPARLAEQIALEAVEQQRLDLWIQREVEKGASLATLLPPDAAARARFEAETKPA; this is translated from the coding sequence ATGGCAATCGACCCGACCCTGCGCGACGCGCTATCCGCCGTGACGCCGGCGAGTCTCGCCCGGGCCCTGACTCGGGCCGGAGTGAAGGCCCATAGCGCCCAGGGGTTGACCGGACGTGGTGGGCGCGCGATCGGGACCGCCTACACGTTGCGGATGATCCCGGCGCGCGACGATGCCGTGGGCGATCTGGCGGCGGCGATCGACGCGATTCCCGAAGGCGCCATCGTGGTGATCGACGCGGCCAATTCCGGACTGGCCCTGCCGTTCGGATCCATCCTGGCGGCGCGTCTCGCGCAGGGTGGGGTCGCGGGCCTGGTGACCGACGGTGCCCTCCCGGCCGAGGTTGGGCTGCCCGTCTGGTCTATGCCTGAAGCCGCGATCGGAACGCTCGCGCTGGTCGGCACGCAGCAGCCGGTCTCCTGCGGAGGTGCCGCGATCCATCCGGGCGACGTCGTGGTCTGCGCGGACGGTGGCATCGTCGCGGTACCCGCCAGGCTCGCCGAACAGATCGCCCTGGAGGCGGTGGAACAGCAGCGCCTCGATCTGTGGATCCAGCGCGAGGTCGAGAAGGGCGCGAGCCTCGCGACCCTGCTGCCGCCGGACGCCGCGGCCCGGGCCCGGTTCGAGGCCGAGACGAAGCCGGCCTGA